A single genomic interval of Musa acuminata AAA Group cultivar baxijiao chromosome BXJ3-4, Cavendish_Baxijiao_AAA, whole genome shotgun sequence harbors:
- the LOC103982934 gene encoding probable xyloglucan glycosyltransferase 9, whose product MAPPIGWWNEEAHRGTPVVVKMQNPNWSIAEISSPDDDDECAVVAGKEFAAAGRGARKGARERNAKQITWVLLLKAHRAAGCLTSLASAAVRVASAVRRRVASGRTDSDAAVFSPEESPLLRSRFYSCIKVFLCLSVVLLGLEVAAYLKGWHLGAAETKHLLLPSSLGVRGLLESLYGGWVRFRVEYIAPPLQFLADACVILFLIQSADRLILCLGCFWIRFKGIKPIPKSATGTSKDLESGGEDYPMVLVQIPMCNEKEVYQQSIAAVCNLDWPKSNILIQVLDDSDDPTTQALIKEEVEKWQQNGARIVYRHRVVRDGYKAGNLKSAMNCSYVKDYEFVTIFDADFNPLPDFLKRTVPHFKDNEELGLVQARWSFVNKDENLLTRLQNINLCFHFEVEQQVNGAFINFFGFNGTAGVWRIKALEDAGGWLERTTVEDMDIAVRAHLKGWKFIFLNDVECQCELPESYEAYRKQQHRWHSGPMQLFMLSLPDILRSKIGFWKKSNLIFLFFLLRKLVLPFYSFTLFCIVLPLTMFVPEAELPAWVVCYIPATMSFLNILPAARSFPFIVPYLLFENTMSVTKFNAIISGLFQLGSAYEWVVTKKSGRSSEGDLISLAKKELKQQRHVSLPNLEAIANGKPQPEREMKRKHNRIYRKELALAFLLLTASARSLLSAQGIHFYFLLFQGISFLLVGLDLIGEQVD is encoded by the exons ATGGCGCCGCCGATCGGGTGGTGGAACGAGGAGGCCCACCGGGGGACGCCGGTGGTAGTCAAGATGCAGAACCCCAACTGGTCCATCGCGGAGATATCGTCCCCTGACGACGACGATGAGTGTGCCGTCGTGGCCGGCAAGGAGTTCGCCGCCGCCGGTAGAGGGGCGAGGAAGGGTGCCCGGGAGAGGAACGCGAAGCAGATCACGTGGGTGCTCCTCCTCAAGGCCCACCGCGCAGCGGGCTGTCTCACCTCCCTCGCCTCCGCCGCCGTCCGCGTCGCATCCGCCGTGCGCCGTCGCGTCGCGTCCGGTCGGACGGACTCCGACGCCGCCGTCTTCTCCCCGGAGGAGAGCCCTTTGCTGCGGTCGCGATTTTACTCCTGCATCAAGGTCTTCCTCTGCCTCTCCGTCGTCCTGCTCGGGCTCGAGGTGGCGGCGTACCTCAAAGGCTGGCATTTGGGCGCCGCGGAGACGAAACATTTGCTTCTTCCTTCGTCCCTCGGCGTCCGGGGGCTTCTCGAGTCGCTCTACGGCGGGTGGGTGCGCTTCCGCGTGGAGTACATCGCCCCGCCGCTCCAGTTCCTCGCTGACGCCTGCGTCATCCTCTTCCTCATCCAAAGCGCCGACCGCCTCATCCTCTGCCTCGGATGCTTCTGGATACGCTTCAAAGGGATAAAGCCCATTCCCAAGAGCGCCACGGGAACCTCCAAGGACCTTGAATCCGGCGGCGAGGACTACCCAATGGTTCTTGTCCAGATACCCATGTGCAACGAGAAAGAG GTGTATCAGCAATCAATTGCTGCAGTGTGTAATTTGGATTGGCCAAAGTCCAACATTCTAATTCAGGTGTTGGATGACTCCGACGATCCCACAACACAGGCTTTGATcaaggaggaggtggagaagtgGCAGCAGAACGGGGCTCGGATTGTTTACAGGCACCGAGTGGTTCGAGATGGTTACAAGGCTGGAAACCTCAAGTCAGCCATGAATTGTAGCTACGTCAAGGACTACGAGTTCGTCACCATCTTCGACGCCGACTTCAATCCGTTGCCCGACTTCTTGAAGCGGACTGTGCCTCATTTCAAG GACAACGAGGAGTTGGGATTGGTGCAGGCAAGGTGGTCATTCGTGAACAAAGATGAGAATTTGCTGACCCGGCTTCAGAACATTAACCTCTGCTTCCATTTTGAGGTGGAGCAGCAGGTGAATGGGGCCTTCATCAATTTCTTTGGGTTCAATGGCACGGCAGGAGTCTGGAGGATCAAGGCACTAGAGGATGCAGGAGGATGGTTGGAGAGGACGACAGTCGAGGACATGGACATCGCGGTGCGAGCTCATCTCAAAGGATGGAAGTTCATATTCCTCAACGACGTGGAG TGCCAATGCGAGTTGCCCGAGTCGTACGAAGCTTACAGGAAGCAGCAGCATCGATGGCACTCTGGTCCTATGCAGCTGTTTATGCTCAGCTTGCCGGACATTCTCAGATCTAAG ATTGGGTTCTGGAAGAAGTCCAACTTGATATTTCTGTTCTTCCTCCTCCGGAAACTCGTCTTACCTTTCTATTCCTTCACCTTGTTCTGCATTGTCCTTCCATTAACAATGTTTGTTCCGGAAGCTGAGCTCCCTGCATGGGTGGTGTGTTACATTCCTGCAACCATGTCCTTCCTCAACATCCTCCCAGCCGCAAGATCCTTCCCTTTTATCGTCCCGTATCTTCTCTTCGAGAACACCATGTCGGTGACTAAGTTCAACGCGATAATCTCGGGTCTCTTCCAGCTCGGAAGTGCCTACGAGTGGGTGGTGACCAAGAAGTCCGGTCGTTCCTCCGAGGGCGATCTTATTTCTCTCGCGAAGAAGGAGCtcaagcagcaacgacatgtctcCCTGCCTAATCTTGAAGCCATCGCAAACGGAAAACCGCAGCCTGAAAGGGAGATGAAGAGAAAGCATAACAGGATTTATCGGAAGGAGCTAGCGCTTGCTTTCCTACTCTTAACTGCGTCAGCTCGGAGCTTGCTGTCGGCGCAGGGTATCCATTTCTACTTCCTCCTTTTCCAGGGGATCTCATTTCTACTGGTGGGTCTTGATCTGATAGGCGAACAAGTCGATTGA
- the LOC135635844 gene encoding uncharacterized protein LOC135635844: MASVPKPMLHGRRLFELLEEQQEPFLLDVYLLEHGYSDRAMNPSAAAFMCWHGGACRRLRRFSTHGCRRKRTGLLRCLLNKVVYGKVIRKAWRWDGGAVGIGRWNVLRSFFEMKGKNNAVEFRRLSCSCGTDEGDPDREEQWRAMGGSDQRSPVSVLELHSDEVEEEVPSTSGFDSPKDTKEAPWIGLEEHPNTRTQFLHPHRFLSDWLKEVEGRLSKSHECPSPERSGKITEEGMMILSRESRGCALGSISQLIDVDFSESRKEWSHFRHEIGEVGAEIEQIIFEEISEEAVLDVLHRHSTLERC; this comes from the exons ATGGCTTCTGTTCCCAAGCCAATGCTTCATGGTAGGAGGCTCTTTGAGCTGCTGGAAGAGCAACAAGAGCCTTTTCTTCTGGATGTCTACCTCTTGGAGCATGGGTACTCGGATAGAGCAATGAATCCCAGTGCTGCTGCATTCATGTGCTGGCATGGCGGTGCTTGTAGGCGGCTGAGAAGGTTCAGCACCCATGGCTGCAGGAGGAAGAGAACCGGACTTCTGAGGTGTCTGCTGAACAAAGTTGTCTACGGCAAGGTGATCAGGAAAGCTTGGAGGTGGGATGGTGGAGCTGTTGGCATCGGAAGATGGAATGTCTTGAGATCGTTCTTCGAGATGAAGGGCAAGAACAATGCTGTGGAGTTCCGCCGGCTGTCTTGTTCCTGTGGCACCGACGAAGGTGATCCGGACAGAGAGGAGCAGTGGAGAGCTATGGGCGGCTCCGATCAGCGCAGCCCTGTGTCAGTCCTCGAGCTGCATTCTGATGAAG TTGAGGAAGAGGTGCCATCAACCTCAGGTTTTGATTCACCCAAGGACACAAAGGAAGCTCCATGGATCGGCTTGGAAGAGCACCCCAACACAAGGACCCAGTTCCTTCACCCACACCGTTTTCTGTCAGACTGGCTGAAGGAGGTAGAAGGAAGGCTCTCAAAATCTCACGAATGCCCAAGTCCAGAGAGGAGTGGGAAGATCACCGAGGAGGGGATGATGATCCTGTCACGGGAGAGTCGAGGATGTGCTTTGGGCAGTATATCCCAGTTGATAGATGTCGATTTCTCCGAGTCCAGGAAAGAATGGAGCCACTTTCGGCATGAGATAGGAGAGGTTGGGGCTGAGATCGAACAGATCATCTTTGAGGAGATCAGCGAAGAAGCTGTGCTCGATGTTCTTCATCGTCACTCCACCTTGGAAAGATGTTGA